A stretch of DNA from Yoonia sp. BS5-3:
AGCTGGACCGAACAGACCTTTCGCGAGAACACATCAGATTTTGATCAGATCCGCCTGCGCCAGCGCATTGCGGTGGATATGACAAATCGCAATACCGCGTCCCAGATGATCGGCGAAGACGTCGCGATGCCCGTTGCCCTTGCCCCCGTTGGTCTGACCGGCATGCAATCTGCCGATGGCGAGATTAAAGCCGCCCGCGCCGCCGAGAAATTCGGGGTACCCTTTACCCTATCCACGATGTCGATTTGTTCGATTGAGGACGTCGCTGAACATACCACCAAGCCATTCTGGTTTCAGGTCTACACATTACGCGATGATGATTTCATGAAGCGCCTGTTCGACCGGGCCCGCGCCGCGAAATGTTCGGCCATCGTCATCACCCTTGATCTGCAAATTATGGGCCAGCGCCATAAGGATTTGAAAAATGGCCTGTCCGCCCCGCCTAAATTTACGCTTTCGAGCATGGCCAACCTGGCCACCAAGGTGCCTTGGGGACTTGAGATGTTGCAGACCAAACGCCGGTTCTTTGGCAATATCGTTGGCCATGCTGCCGGCGTTGAAGATCCGTCATCCTTGTCGTCCTGGACGGCTGAGGCCTTTGACCAATCGCTTGATTGGGACCGCGTGGCCGAGCTGATGAAGATGTGGGGCGGCAAGGTGATCCTGAAAGGTATTTTGGATGCCGAGGATGCCAAGAAGGCTGTCGCGCTGGGCGCTGACGCAATTGTGGTTTCAAACCATGGCGGCCGTCAGCTGGATGGTGCCCTGTCCTCAATCCGGATGCTCCCTGAGATCATGGATACGGTCGGCGACAAGATCGAGGTGCATCTGGATAGCGGCATCCGGTCGGGGCAAGACGTGCTGAAGGCGCTGTCATTGGGGGCGAAGGGCACTTATATCGGCCGGGCCTATATTAACGGGCTGGGCGCAATGGGCGAAAAAGGGGTCACAAAGGCGCTGGAGGTCATCCACAAAGAGCTGGACACAACCATGGCGCTGTGCGGTCGGCGCGATGTTAAGACGCTTGACCGAGATGTCCTATTGGTCCCCGAAGGTTTTGCCGGAAAATGGGAATAACTGCCTAAAACGCAGCATGAGTTCAGGTTTTCCGGAAATTCTGGGGAAAATATGCCCGTTCTGCACAAGAATTGATTGACGTTGCGCCAAGGCAAGTTATCAAAACGGGCGTAAGGCGTCCGTAAGAGGCGCATTTTATCTGTATGTCCAACTGAAGGAGCTTTTACATGCGCATTTTTCAAACGCTGGCCGCGACGGCTGCGATTTCTGCATTTGCTACAACAACATTGGCTGGCGGCTTATCCGACGAGATTATCGAACCAGAAGTTGAGGTCATGGAAATCGATGAGCCACCCACATCATCCGTGAGCCCGGTTTACATCATCGTTGGCGTTCTGGCCGCATTGCTGGTTGTGGCTGCGCTGGATGAAGATGATGACGACGATGAGGTCGACGACTTATAAGGGCAAATTGCTTGTTTTGATCAAACGCAAACTTGTGTTTGGTACCAAAATTGTTGTTGCCAGATCAGCTTGAGAAGGCCCTGGCGACAACCAACGCTGTTTGCTGCCAGCAAACGCAACTTTCTCATAATCCAAACGAGGGACAAGGATTAACACTATGAAAATCAACAAAGCACTCATTCTTGCAGCACCGATCGTCGCTGCTTCGACTTTCGCCTTTGCCGGTGGCCTTTCCGACGAGATTGTCGAAGCACCCGTTGAGGTGATGGAGGTGGAAGAACCATCCACATCGTCCATCAGCCCGGTTTACATCATTGTTGGCGTTTTGGCCGCATTGCTGGTTGTTGCTGCGCTGGACGAAGATGAAGAGGACGACGATGACGACGTCAGCTAATTGAAAAACAAGGCGGCGTCTGTAACCCGCCGAAGACTCAATTATTATACAGAGGGCAGCATCTGCGGATGCTGCCTTTCTGTTTTTCGGCGGGTTCAAATGGGCTGTTCACCATCCTTTTGATCGCACCAGGCCCGGATGATCTGCTGCAACTCATCCCGTTTTGCCCCAAGATCATCAAGATCGTGCACTTTGAAACTGCGCGCCTCTTTTCCATCGCCGATCAGATTTGGAAAATCGCCGGCGATCTGGGCCCCTTTGTGAAACATCAGTGATGCATGTTTGCGTGCCTTGGGAAAGAAGCTGGCGATGTTCCCCTGATACACAAATGTCGGCGCCTGCCATTTGATGCACTCACCCACCCTTTCATCAGCGCTTAGGATCAGATCGCGCATCGCTGCAACCACGGGCTTCATGGGATTGTCATAGGCGTCCAGCCAGCGATCCACTTCGGGGGTTTTCATGGCATATCCAGTGTTGTCACAAGCGATTTAATCAGACCGTCCTGCATTTCAAAAACATTCGTTCCGCTGCCCTGCCCGCCTGGTATGGCCTGTGAAATGCAGGTCCATTTGACGGTGATTTGCGTATCCTGAACGCTGACGGCCCCAAGGCTGATCAATGCATCATCAAAGGCGTCAGTCCTGCTGGCTTGAAATGCGGCCATGATCGCCTCGCGCCCCTGATGCGGGGTGCTTTGTGCTGAAAAAGGCTCTGCATAGGTTGCATCAGGCGCAAAAAGCGCGCCCAGCCGCTCGAACCCGGCCGGTCCGGCTTGCATTGCCAGGAAGAAATTGCTGATCTGAAGTGGCATCTGGTTCATAAAAAAGGCCCTTTGTGATGTCGGTTGATCCTGAAGTTCTTGCTGCGCTGCGCCACAGTCTGGTTGCATTGCAAAATGGCGCCCCCCGTCCAATCCCGGAAAACGTGATCGCCGCCCTTGCCGATATTGCCAAACCCGGCACCCAGCTGAGCATTGATCTGGAGGCCAGCGCCGCCATTGGAGCACCGCTTGTCACCGTCCGGGCGCAACCGGGTATCGACAAGTTTCTTGCCCCCCTGACGGCCCGCCAACGCGAGGTCGCGAGCCAGATCATCGCGGGTAAATCGAACAAACAGATCGCTGCATCTTTGGGGATTTCGCTGGCCACCACAAAGGATCATGTTCACGCTATTTTGCACCGGCTTTCCCTTCCATCGCGCAGCGCTGTCATCGCTGCTGCACAAGCATCGCAATCAGGTTAAGCCGCGCCCAACTTTCGAACAATCCATCCAAAGATGGATAGGCAATCTGCTTTGCAATCCTGCCGCGCCGGGCTAGCGTGGTTGAACCGATTTATCCTGACGCGTGTAGATTTTGGAGCCAGCCTAATGCAAAACACCGATGCGCACACCGTCCGATGGGGTATCCTGGGCTGCGGTGATGTCACCGAAGTCAAAAGCGGCCCTGCCTTGCAAAAGACTGCACGCTCGCAACTTGTCGCGGTCATGCGCCGCGACGCACAGAAGGCGGCCGATTATGCCCGCCGCCATAATGTCGCCCGCGCCACGGATGACGCGGATGCGCTGATCAACGATCCTGATATCAATGCGATCTACATCGCGACACCGCCCAGTTCCCATGCGGGTTATGCCATTCGCGCCCTGCAAGCGGGCAAGAATGTGCTGGTCGAAAAGCCGATCGCCTTAAATGCCAATGAGTGCGACGCAATCGAAGACGCCATCCGTGAGACCGGCGGCAAGTTATGCGTCGCCTATTATCGCCGCGCCCTGCCCCGGTTTGAGAAGCTCAAAGAATTGATCGCCGACGGCACGATAGGGCCCTTGCGCCTGATCGAAGTCAGGCAATTCCGCCGGGCCGACCAGCAATCTGCCCAGCACTGGAAAACCGATCCTTCGATTGGCGGTGGCGGCAGTTTTGTGGACATGCAGACCCATACGCTGGACTGGCTGACTTATGTCTTTGGATCGCCTGCAGCAGCCACGGGACTAAGAAAGAACCAAGCCAATTTGCATGCCGCTGAGGACCTGGTCCAATTCATGCTGGATTTTAAGGAATTTCCGGCAATGGGGCTTTGTGCATATGCCGCTGCGGCGGATGAGGAAGCCGTTATCTTTCATGGCGCAAAGGGCCGTGCGGAAATGGGCTTTTTTCGCCCCTCTGCGATTGACCTGCAGATTGAAGGTGCCCATAGTCAGATCGACCTGCCGGACCCGCCCCATGTTCATCAACCGTTTATTGCCCGGGTCGTTGCGCATTTTCTGGATGATGCGCCCAATCCGTGCAGCGCCGCTGCGGGCCGTCAAAGCACAGAATTGGTCGAGACGATCTTTGCCGGGCTGAGGTCTGCATAAACCCCTTTCCAAAAAAACGAATCCCCCCTATAGAGCGGGCTTCACCGGGCTCGGACACCCTTGGAGGCGGGCCCCT
This window harbors:
- a CDS encoding alpha-hydroxy acid oxidase codes for the protein MSVITTIADLKRLHKRRTPRMFYDYAESGSWTEQTFRENTSDFDQIRLRQRIAVDMTNRNTASQMIGEDVAMPVALAPVGLTGMQSADGEIKAARAAEKFGVPFTLSTMSICSIEDVAEHTTKPFWFQVYTLRDDDFMKRLFDRARAAKCSAIVITLDLQIMGQRHKDLKNGLSAPPKFTLSSMANLATKVPWGLEMLQTKRRFFGNIVGHAAGVEDPSSLSSWTAEAFDQSLDWDRVAELMKMWGGKVILKGILDAEDAKKAVALGADAIVVSNHGGRQLDGALSSIRMLPEIMDTVGDKIEVHLDSGIRSGQDVLKALSLGAKGTYIGRAYINGLGAMGEKGVTKALEVIHKELDTTMALCGRRDVKTLDRDVLLVPEGFAGKWE
- a CDS encoding DUF1801 domain-containing protein, with product MKTPEVDRWLDAYDNPMKPVVAAMRDLILSADERVGECIKWQAPTFVYQGNIASFFPKARKHASLMFHKGAQIAGDFPNLIGDGKEARSFKVHDLDDLGAKRDELQQIIRAWCDQKDGEQPI
- a CDS encoding nuclear transport factor 2 family protein, translating into MNQMPLQISNFFLAMQAGPAGFERLGALFAPDATYAEPFSAQSTPHQGREAIMAAFQASRTDAFDDALISLGAVSVQDTQITVKWTCISQAIPGGQGSGTNVFEMQDGLIKSLVTTLDMP
- a CDS encoding LuxR C-terminal-related transcriptional regulator, whose translation is MSVDPEVLAALRHSLVALQNGAPRPIPENVIAALADIAKPGTQLSIDLEASAAIGAPLVTVRAQPGIDKFLAPLTARQREVASQIIAGKSNKQIAASLGISLATTKDHVHAILHRLSLPSRSAVIAAAQASQSG
- a CDS encoding Gfo/Idh/MocA family oxidoreductase, whose product is MQNTDAHTVRWGILGCGDVTEVKSGPALQKTARSQLVAVMRRDAQKAADYARRHNVARATDDADALINDPDINAIYIATPPSSHAGYAIRALQAGKNVLVEKPIALNANECDAIEDAIRETGGKLCVAYYRRALPRFEKLKELIADGTIGPLRLIEVRQFRRADQQSAQHWKTDPSIGGGGSFVDMQTHTLDWLTYVFGSPAAATGLRKNQANLHAAEDLVQFMLDFKEFPAMGLCAYAAAADEEAVIFHGAKGRAEMGFFRPSAIDLQIEGAHSQIDLPDPPHVHQPFIARVVAHFLDDAPNPCSAAAGRQSTELVETIFAGLRSA